The window TTCAACATGGGGATCACAGTACTGTATGACGCATCTAAGAGTTTGTGCACTGACTTTGCACTGTTCGATATGGGGGTCAAATACACAAATAATGATGCCCCACAGTACATACTAACAACAGACAGGTGGGATGAACAGGTGGAGAAGGCCTTGTACCTCCCCTTCACGgactgcattttcaatatggaagCAATGATGTGACTGTAGGATGTCAGGATGAGGACAAGGCACGTCAAGATCAAACCCAAGTTTAGGGTGTTTATCAGCAGCTTAATGGCAGAAGTATCACTGCATGAGAGTTGCAGCATGGTCTGGAAATCACAGAATAAATGGTCGATCACATTGTGCCCACAGAAAGAGGAATAAGAGATGGACACATTGTGTGGCAGCACATCCAAAAAACCGGCTGCCCAGGAAAAGGCAGACAGCAGGGCGCAGACCCTCTTGTTCATAATGATCGAATAATGCAAGGGGTTGCAGATGGCCACGTAACGGTCATAGGCCATGACAGTGAGCAGATACAGCTCCGTACTAGTGAAGGACATAAGTAGATAGAGCTGGGTGATGCATCCCGggaaagaaatatttttgttaTCCATTAGGAAAATTGAGAGCATTTTTGGGAGAGTGCAGGAAGTTAAACAGACATCCAAGATAGACAGATTGcagaggaagaagtacatgggtgTGTGGAGGTGTGAATCAACGCACATTACTGTCAAAATAGTGAGGTTTCCCATTAAGGTGACCAGATAGATACACAGAAACACCATGAAGAGCAGAATTTGAAGGTTTGGATAATCCGAGAACCCCAGGATGCTGAACTCTGTGATCTGGGTTTGGTTTCCTCTCTGGATGTCCCATGTACTCATGGTTTACTaagagaggaagaaaagagaaatcaGGGAGACATAAGGATACTATTGGCACAAAACTAGAGAAATGAACGGGAACATTACAAGGGAATATGGGCTACTGtcgagatgtgttattttactacaagtAACTTGCTTCTGATGTTTTTTTGGGAATATCAGAAATCAGGGTGGCTTGTCTTATCCACATTACTCTTCAAGAAGCATAGTCAACTCACGTAATCtaaccagaaaataaaacattgaaaactATCATAAGGACAAAGTTAATCAGGTTTTATAGTAGAATGTGGGTGTCCAACAGGCTAAGCACAATGTCCTATAAATGTCCTTTAGACTCACAGAGGCTGTTTCAGGTGTCAAGTCATTCAAAGTTGCCACCCTTTGGTTGTAGTTTTCAAAAGTCTACAATACCCATCGTAGCTCACTTCCAAATTAGTAGAGGAAAGCCTGGACATCAGTACCTTGACAGAGATGAGGAATCGGTTTCCAGGTCCCGGTATTCAGGTTGCTTTTAACAGTTCCATGTTTAGGAATAACTCAAAGTAGATTCTCAGCTCATAACTCTCAAGCAAAACCTTGCTTTGCCAACAGTGTCTTCCAGAGATAAATAATTCTAACAGTTCCACAACCTTCAGATCTTCAGttataaaaaattatattttatgattttactttttaaactcccagaaaagacaaatgactgattttagtattctgtaaaagaaaaGCATGACATTGATTTTCAGATTTCCCCgccaataattatttttattttcattgtcgCAGAGACAGGATTTGACCAAACTTTGCCAATAATCTCAGTTTACTTACGTACTCTTGCCATATTCTCTTATGTGTGAAGTGGAAGGTTCTGTGCATCTGTAGGACTCAGGCTCAGGGATATTTAAATGAGTTTTCAGAACCTTTTGGGACCAGTTTCTGAAGATAGTGAAAGAGCCCTGGCTGTAGAATCTTCTCTATTTCCTCCAGGGACCAGGGGTCACATTGCAACTGGAAGAACAGAGGAAAAGCCGCAGGGACTATGAAATAATCAGGGATTCCCTGCTGACTTTTAATGGAGCATTTCAACTTACTTTCTCTGTgtgtgattttcttttcttttctttcttttatatcCCCCACATGagataagcagtttaaaatgttttgtacttttttgggatcttgccaggtatttgtgacctggattggccactgttggaaaaaggatgctgggcttgatggacctttggactgtctcaatatggcaatacatatgtacttatgaaccaACTAGAACTATTT is drawn from Microcaecilia unicolor chromosome 14, aMicUni1.1, whole genome shotgun sequence and contains these coding sequences:
- the LOC115457385 gene encoding olfactory receptor 1009-like → MSTWDIQRGNQTQITEFSILGFSDYPNLQILLFMVFLCIYLVTLMGNLTILTVMCVDSHLHTPMYFFLCNLSILDVCLTSCTLPKMLSIFLMDNKNISFPGCITQLYLLMSFTSTELYLLTVMAYDRYVAICNPLHYSIIMNKRVCALLSAFSWAAGFLDVLPHNVSISYSSFCGHNVIDHLFCDFQTMLQLSCSDTSAIKLLINTLNLGLILTCLVLILTSYSHIIASILKMQSVKGRYKAFSTCSSHLSVVSMYCGASLFVYLTPISNSAKSVHKLLDASYSTVIPMLNPIIYSLRNKDIKAALKKGMQGKLGA